Proteins encoded within one genomic window of Nomia melanderi isolate GNS246 chromosome 8, iyNomMela1, whole genome shotgun sequence:
- the EMRE gene encoding essential MCU regulator: MLQRASFIFRNIGTYKRIETESRLHFQSRITTPSGAILPEPKGTPFGYVNVISSVGTGLIIGVTLSKLVAYVLEEKELFIPSDDDDDD; encoded by the coding sequence ATGTTGCAACGCGCATCCTTTATATTTCGTAACATCGGTACTTACAAGAGAATCGAGACCGAAAGCAGATTGCATTTTCAGTCGAGGATAACGACACCGTCGGGTGCCATTCTTCCGGAACCGAAAGGGACACCTTTCGGTTACGTGAATGTTATTTCCAGTGTTGGAACCGGTCTAATCATTGGTGTTACATTGAGTAAATTAGTGGCCTACGTTCTCGAGGAGAAAGAACTTTTCATACCGTcggacgacgatgacgatgattaa
- the Dph5 gene encoding diphthine methyl ester synthase: protein MLYIIGLGLGDVKDVTVKGLEIIRKCDRVYLESYTSILSTGLEELEKFYGCSVLEADRELVESNSDEILPRDEEENVAFLVVGDPFGATTHTDLVLRAQMKGLKFQIVHNASILTAIGCCGLQLYRFGETVSIPYWSDNSQPDSFYDKIVSNLQRNLHTLCLLDIKVKEPTLESLTKKKKVYMPTKFMTVSEAVDQLMQIIRKKEEEKTEEEPVLKESSLVVGLSRVGWDDQSLVACSLGEMSSVNLGPPLHCLIITAPELHALEDDFLNGYRLQGNKNGTMYEINT from the exons ATGTTGTACATAATTGGATTGGGACTTGGCGATGTAAAGGACGTAACTGTCAAGGGACTTGAGATCATACGAAAATGCGATCGCGTTTATTTAGAGTCCTATACATCAATTTTGTCCACCGGACTGGAAGAACTA GAAAAATTTTATGGATGTTCGGTATTAGAGGCAGATAGAGAATTGGTCGAGAGTAATTCTGATGAGATACTACCGAGAGATGAGGAGGAAAATGTGGCATTTCTGGTAGTTGGTGACCCATTTGGAGCTACAACTCACACTGATCTGGTACTGCGAGCTCAAATGAAAGGTCTAAAG TTCCAGATTGTTCACAATGCATCCATATTAACTGCAATAGGTTGTTGTGGTCTTCAGTTGTATCGTTTTGGAGAAACCGTTTCTATTCCATACTGGAGTGATAATTCACAACCAGATAGTTTCTATGACAAGATTGTCTCCAATTTGCAAAGGAATCTACATACACTTTGCTTGTTAGATATCAAAGTGAAAGAACCTACTTTGGAAAGTTtaacaaagaagaagaaggtaTACATGCCAACCAAATTTATGACCGTATCTGAAGCTGTTGATCAGCTAATGCAGATAAttaggaaaaaagaagaagagaaaacagaagaagaaccag TACTCAAAGAATCCAGTCTGGTGGTAGGTCTGTCCCGTGTAGGCTGGGACGATCAAAGTCTCGTCGCTTGTTCCCTTGGAGAAATGTCTTCGGTGAATCTTGGACCACCGCTTCATTGTTTAATCATTACCGCGCCTGAATTGCATGCTCTCGAGGATGACTTTCTTAATGGCTACAGACTACAGGGTAATAAAAATGGTACGATGTATGAAATAAACacatga
- the LOC116423822 gene encoding uncharacterized protein LOC116423822 has translation MALSERGLTIGPRVPRGLASAVEGLAREILRYRPQDVYAFAAHHFEHLVELREHSRAVDVSRILDRASRKEKHRILFDWICRDKCDPENEPSHDRYRRSDREGNDPIKEAALKETRAPSASKLLARRRRRRRSEEETTNRSGWSIGETVKVFKKHENEARKRKSRNAQSFEKSVEKEVHPSHREQRSPQLSKTIAHYRFLRSLSVGDVYLAKNISRCLEKSHEDTKRNNECNKPRESARTLKRQRSAGQIEDARSSSRVRQECVYHAARRSHSLVNVILKGRGPAGKEEARRDQLTGNEGDSFETHPRNRQFRRESFSRGLEAKERKRLEEEKARGSTEAASKLNFRAESDEASKDNGKAERIDVDGAKPSDNPESVILPSVVTKQSSSRYPEDTAEQEDPNYLVLPPISSDASKTAKKDNLLPLPLLSTLTETIETNRQSAVASDRRGSSDGRRRHSELEASSDSQDSKAENDRSVEIERSSESNETADANEYGRKEEVPKFEETEPDASILETRILKVEDDDEQSMKIEYPSDHDTANADECKEEVPNGSKDDDANADSRELSRKPTEPDDTSVQQSRNEGKAEESYAVANELKSKLIEIEMVEKNIENTLTSSETVLIADDDHGLIASASSSGKSSVASGNNVIVADAALEDVDRDSLDSPIEDRKQFKDRGRNSADTGDTRRTRQVSNDEDPSCYVLTEGSPCEIPESVTTVIIPDKEADSDDEVPRFEPGADSFGEYVAYPAETFEYSSAGMEFLRDIEDAVDRTISRKDLANIKEEEETEKDASDSAMNARARSIGVELESLERDEDATTETTDRTSNREPREAASNEGEHTLLSDITEPCVPELNLSSFRDTSSVDDRSDSINSEGRLKEDKELEQNAVRETEITFSSIDSLSRKEHSSIVDGNSSLRSKTSENEASMDLGDHSVENNEDKCVQTVADDQSGKDSNAEEVIARELMGKGSPDVEEEIARELMGKDSPDVEEEIARELIGKDSPDVEEEIARELIGKDSPNVEEEIDRELIRKDSPGIEEEIARELIRKDSLDVEEEISRELIGKNSPNGEEEIEREVIGKDSPGVEEQIAKELIEKDFSNVKEEIKGEIIRKDSPDVEKEIAKELIEKDSSNVKEEIKGEQIRKDSPDVEEEISRELIGKKSPNGEGEIEREAIRKDSPDVEEEISRELIGKKSPNGEEEIEREAIRKDFPDVEEEISRELIGKKSPNGEEEIEREAIRKDFPDVEEEILRELIGKKSPNGEEKIEREVIRKDSPDIEEETAKELIEKDSPHAEEKIKGQLIRNGSPDVEEEISRELIGKNSANGEEEIAKELIKKDSPNAEEEITIELIKKDSPGVEEEIAKELIEEDSPNAEEEITIERIKKDSLGVEEEIAKELIEKDSPNAEEEITRELIRKDSLDVEKEIAKELTGKDSPDEEEEIARELIRKDSLDVEEEIASELMRKDSLDVDEEISRELTGKSSPNVEEEIAKELIGNLTDEISMLTRTQDTTATAASFDADESSNFCSTSQLNATVSDKHDIPATVAIEPGDISMVSTLNGENCQENVNDSIRVDAEDETEDSNSNDIEKATIECEKSSENDQSKKSKEPFIETLDQPENSEKLLIDLDQPEESKDPVTDSSSPTITLDTAARVIQIWVRKFLSRRRKNSDEQNGPSTPNTATILSETSQSLRENAEPGKGEGFVISNDEFSDPQKSEESRASEVSGSEQNEKWPPMVATGNTGDERRPGDRSSTVYSSRHTGEFHDSLPLPILELPKDKMLRCMRESAKPVHTPFFDPESPQACVLLAFGFPNSLLDDGSNWKGYVGFPPSASDFKREANGTRASNPTEEHSDSDVDSIREPLALDGTSKSILIEEITTADEEEHAPQDNVEERTSSPVDLVDSDNRKSIEEKEGPPENSDESKSTQPL, from the exons ATGGCTCTCTCGGAGAGAGGATTGACGATCGGTCCACGGGTGCCTCGAGGTTTAGCGTCCGCGGTCGAAGGTCTTGCCCGCGAAATTCTGAGGTACCGGCCTCAAGACGTTTACGCCTTCGCGGCGCATCACTTCGAGCACCTGGTCGAATTGAGGGAGCACAGCCGCGCCGTGGACGTTTCAAGGATCCTCGACCGCGCGTCGCGCAAAGAGAAGCACCGCATCCTCTTCGACTGGATCTGCCGCGACAAGTGCGACCCGGAGAACGAGCCGAGTCACGATCGCTATCGCCGTTCCGATCGCGAAGGCAACGATCCCATCAAGGAAGCCGCGCTCAAAGAGACGAGGGCACCGAGCGCGTCGAAGTTACTAgcgagaaggagaagaagaaggagaagcgaGGAAGAGACGACGAATAGAAGCGGCTGGTCCATCGGCGAGACCGTGAAGGTGTTCAAGAAGCACGAGAACGAGGCGAGGAAGAGGAAGTCGAGGAACGCGCAGAGCTTCGAGAAGTCCGTCGAGAAGGAGGTCCATCCCAGCCACCGCGAGCAACGATCGCCGCAGCTCTCGAAGACGATCGCGCACTACCGGTTCCTCCGGTCCCTGTCCGTCGGGGACGTGTACCTCGCGAAGAACATCAGCCGGTGTCTCGAGAAGAGTCACGAGGACACGAAGAGGAACAACGAGTGCAACAAGCCTCGCGAGAGCGCGCGAACGTTGAAGCGGCAGAGGAGCGCCGGTCAAATCGAGGACGCGCGCTCCTCGTCCAGGGTTCGCCAGGAGTGCGTGTACCACGCCGCGAGGAGGTCTCACTCCCTCGTGAACGTGATACTGAAAGGCAGAGGGCCCGCCGGGAAGGAAGAAGCGCGACGCGACCAGCTGACAGGGAACGAGGGCGACTCTTTCGAGACCCACCCCCGAAATCGTCAGTTTCGACGGGAGTCCTTCTCGAGGGGACTCGAGGCGAAGGAGAGGAAGAGGCTGGAGGAGGAGAAAGCGAGAGGAAGCACGGAGGCTGCCTCGAAGTTGAACTTCCGAGCGGAAAGTGACGAAGCGTCGAAGGACAACGGTAAAGCGGAGAGGATCGACGTCGACGGCGCGAAGCCCTCGGATAACCCAGAATCCGTGATTCTCCCGTCGGTGGTCACGAAGCAGAGTTCCAGTCGGTACCCGGAGGACACTGCCGAGCAAGAGGACCCCAACTACCTGGTTCTGCCGCCGATATCGAGCGACGCGTCGAAGACGGCCAAGAAGGACAACCTGTTGCCGTTGCCGCTGTTGTCGACGCTCACGGAAACGATCGAGACGAATCGGCAGTCTGCTGTCGCCTCCGATCGAAGAGGTTCGAGCGATGGAAGGAGGAGGCACTCGGAGCTGGAAGCATCCTCGGACAGCCAGGACTCGAAAGCGGAGAACGATCGGTCCGTTGAAATCGAACGTTCAAGCGAGTCTAATGAAACCGCCGACGCGAACGAATACGGACGCAAGGAAGAGGTTCCGAAATTCGAGGAGACAGAGCCCGACGCGTCTATTTTGGAGACCCGGATTCTTAAAGTAGAGGATGACGACGAGCAGTCGATGAAGATTGAGTATCCAAGCGATCATGACACTGCCAACGCGGACGAATGCAAGGAAGAGGTTCCGAATGGTTCCAAAGACGACGATGCCAACGCGGACTCAAGGGAGTTGTCACGGAAACCAACGGAACCGGACGATACGAGTGTACAGCAGTCGAGGAATGAGGGGAAAGCGGAAGAAAGCTACGCGGTAGCTAACGAACTGAAAAGCAAGTTGATCGAAATAGAAATGGTGGAGAAGAACATTGAAAATACGTTGACCTCCTCGGAGACGGTCCTGATAGCTGACGATGATCACGGATTAATAGCCTCGGCGTCGAGCTCGGGAAAATCGAGCGTTGCATCTGGGAACAATGTGATCGTCGCCGATGCAGCGTTGGAAGACGTGGACAGAGATTCGTTGGACAGCCCGATCGAAGACCGGAAACAGTTCAAAGATAGGGGACGAAATTCCGCGGACACCGGCGACACAAGGAGAACCCGACAAGTATCGAACGACGAAGACCCTTCCTGCTACGTGCTCACCGAGGGTTCTCCTTGCGAAATACCGGAGTCGGTGACCACTGTGATCATACCGGACAAAGAGGCGGACAGCGACGACGAGGTCCCCAGATTCGAGCCTGGAGCGGACTCGTTCGGCGAGTACGTCGCGTATCCAGCGGAAACGTTTGAATATTCGAGCGCTGGCATGGAGTTCCTGCGCGACATAGAGGACGCCGTCGACCGAACGATCTCGCGCAAGGATCTGGCCAATATCAAGGAAGAGGAGGAAACTGAGAAGGATGCGTCGGACAGCGCGATGAACGCGCGCGCACGTTCGATTGGCGTCGAACTGGAGTCGCTTGAACGGGACGAGGATGCTACCACTGAGACCACCGACCGCACCAGCAACCGAGAACCAAGAGAAGCGGCGTCCAATGAAGGCGAACACACGCTCCTGTCGGACATAACGGAACCGTGCGTGCCCGAGCTGAATCTGAGTTCGTTTCGGGATACATCCTCCGTCGACGATAGAAGCGATTCGATCAATTCTGAGGGTCGGTTGAAGGAGGATAAAGAGTTGGAGCAGAATGCTGTTCGCGAAACGGAGATAACTTTCTCCTCGATCGACAGTCTGTCCCGGAAGGAACATTCGTCGATTGTTGATGGAAATTCTTCGTTGAGAAGTAAGACTTCTGAGAATGAAGCTTCAATGGACCTCGGGGACCATTCTGTGGAGAACAACGAGGACAAATGTGTTCAGACGGTTGCCGACGATCAAAGTGGGAAAGATTCTAATGCGGAAGAGGTAATCGCGAGGGAGTTAATGGGAAAAGGTTCTCCTGATGTGGAGGAAGAAATTGCGAGGGAGTTAATGGGAAAAGATTCTCCTGATGTGGAGGAAGAAATCGCGAGAGAGTTAATAGGGAAAGATTCTCCTGATGTGGAGGAAGAAATTGCAAGAGAACTAATCGGGAAAGACTCTCCTAATGTAGAAGAAGAGATTGACAGAGAACTAATAAGAAAAGATTCTCCTGGCATAGAAGAGGAAATTGCAAGAGAGCTAATAAGAAAGGATTCTCTTGATGTAGAAGAAGAAATCTCACGagaattaataggaaaaaattcTCCTAATGGAGAAGAAGAAATTGAGAGAGAAGTAATAGGAAAAGATTCTCCCGGTGTAGAAGAACAGATCGCAAAAGAACTAATCGAGAAAGACTTTTCcaatgtaaaagaagaaattaaggGAGAGATAATAAGAAAAGATTCTCCTGATGTAGAAAAAGAAATCGCAAAAGAACTAATCGAGAAAGACTCTTCtaatgtaaaagaagaaattaaggGAGAGCAAATAAGAAAAGATTCTCCTGACGTAGAAGAAGAAATCTCACGagaattaataggaaaaaaatCTCCTAATGGAGAAGGAGAAATTGAGAGAGAAGCAATAAGAAAAGATTCTCCTGACGTAGAAGAAGAAATCTCACGagaattaataggaaaaaaatCTCCTAATGGAGAAGAAGAAATTGAGAGAGAAGCAATAAGAAAAGATTTTCCCGACGTAGAAGAAGAAATCTCACGagaattaataggaaaaaaatCTCCTAATGGAGAAGAAGAAATTGAGAGAGAAGCAATAAGAAAAGATTTTCCCGACGTAGAAGAAGAAATTTTACGagaattaataggaaaaaaatCTCCTAATGGAGAAGAAAAAATTGAGAGAGAAGTAATAAGAAAAGATTCTCCTGATATAGAAGAAGAAACCGCAAAAGAACTAATCGAGAAAGACTCTCCCCATGCAGAAGAAAAAATTAAGGGACAGCTAATAAGAAACGGTTCTCCTGACGTAGAAGAAGAAATCTCACGagaattaataggaaaaaattcTGCTAATGGAGAAGAAGAAATCGCGAAAGAGCTAATTAAGAAAGACTCTCCCAATGCAGAAGAAGAGATTACAATTGAGCTAATAAAAAAAGATTCTCCTGGTGTAGAAGAAGAAATCGCAAAAGAACTAATCGAGGAAGACTCTCCCAATGCAGAAGAAGAGATTACAATTGAGCGAATAAAAAAAGATTCTCTTGGTGTAGAAGAAGAAATCGCAAAAGAACTAATCGAGAAAGACTCTCCCAATGCAGAAGAAGAGATTACAAGAGAGCTGATAAGAAAAGATTCTCTTGATGTAGAAAAAGAGATCGCGAAAGAATTAACCGGTAAGGATTCTcccgacgaagaagaagaaattgcAAGGGAGCTAATCAGAAAAGATTCGCTTGACGTAGAAGAAGAAATTGCGAGTGAGCTAATGAGAAAAGATTCCCTTGACGTAGACGAAGAAATCTCACGAGAATTAACAGGGAAAAGTTCTCCTAACGTAGAAGAAGAAATCGCAAAAGAACTAATAGGCAATCTGaccgatgaaatatcgatgctTACAAGAACACAGGACACCACCGCGACTGCAGCCTCTTTCGATGCAGACGAATCATCGAATTTCTGCTCTACCAGTCAATTGAACGCTACTGTTTCGGATAAGCATGACATTCCTGCCACCGTAGCGATAGAACCCGGTGATATATCCATGGTGTCCACATTGAACGGAGAAAATTGTCAAGAAAACGTGAACGATAGTATTCGAGTGGATGCAGAAGACGAAACGGAagattcgaattcgaatgacaTCGAGAAAGCGACGATCGAATGTGAGAAATCTTCGGAGAACGATCAATCTAAAAAATCAAAGGAACCGTTCATCGAAACTCTCGACCAGCCTGAAAACTCGGAAAAACTATTAATCGACCTTGATCAACCGGAAGAATCAAAAGATCCAGTAACCGATTCAAGTTCACCGACTATAACGCTGGACACGGCTGCCAGAGTGATCCAGATCT GGGTGCGTAAATTCCTATCCAGGCGCCGAAAGAATTCTGACGAGCAAAACGGGCCAAGTACTCCAAACACGGCCACGATTCTAAGCGAAACGTCGCAATCGCTACGAGAAAACGCCGAACCG GGGAAAGGTGAAGGCTTCGTTATTTCGAACGACGAATTTAGCGATCCGCAAAAGTCCGAGGAATCCCGAGCATCCGAGGTATCTGGATCAGAGCAGAACGAAAAATGGCCGCCGATGGTAGCAACGGGGAACACGGGCGACGAGCGGAGGCCAGGGGATCGATCGAGTACCGTTTACAGCTCCAGACACACCGGAGAATTTCACGACTCGCTGCCGTTGCCGATTTTGGAGCTTCCCAAAGACAAAATGTTGAGGTGCATGCGAGAATCCGCGAAACCCGTGCATACGCCGTTCTTCGATCCCGAGTCCCCTCAAGCGTGCGTCCTGTTGGCGTTCGGTTTTCCGAACAGCTTACTGGACGATGGCTCGAACTGGAAAGGCTACGTCGGGTTTCCGCCTTCTGCTTCTGATTTCAAACGAGAAGCAAACGGTACGCGTGCCAGTAATCCCACGGAGGAGCATTCCGATTCCGACGTCGATAGCATTCGGGAACCACTGGCTCTCGACGGGACATCGAAATCCATCCTCATAGAGGAGATCACAACCGCCGACGAGGAAGAACACGCGCCACAGGACAACGTTGAAGAGCGTACCAGTTCACCGGTTGACCTTGTTGATTCCGACAATCGAAAGAGCATTGAGGAAAAAGAGGGTCCTCCGGAAAATTCGGATGAGTCGAAGTCCACTCAACCTTTGTAA
- the LOC116423821 gene encoding uncharacterized protein LOC116423821 has protein sequence MPQDSHRDTTEASMAATKIQANFRGYRVRKRFKESQKDANSQSPMDQGQRDEYPRGKGESPVPEKENVERVSLEEKSATKIQAGVRGFLVRKRQEVARVAATRIQAGFRGFKTRKLLKESGQ, from the coding sequence ATGCCGCAAGACAGTCATCGAGACACGACGGAAGCGAGTATGGCAGCGACGAAGATTCAAGCTAATTTCCGGGGTTACCGGGTTCGGAAGCGGTTCAAGGAGTCGCAGAAAGACGCCAACTCGCAGTCGCCTATGGATCAAGGACAACGGGACGAGTATCCGCGGGGAAAGGGGGAGTCCCCGGTCCCGGAGAAGGAAAATGTAGAGCGGGTGAGCTTGGAGGAGAAATCTGCGACGAAAATCCAGGCCGGAGTGCGCGGCTTCTTGGTCCGGAAGAGGCAGGAAGTGGCCCGGGTAGCCGCGACCAGGATCCAAGCCGGTTTCCGAGGTTTCAAGACCAGAAAGCTGCTGAAAGAAAGCGGACAATAA
- the Qbp-1 gene encoding queen brain-selective protein-1, which yields MSAIQTICVAVLVLVVLAFDKCLGYPSIKVRRERHPLCEPCGETCGDCKFGVKTIPSCGEVCAKGPGETCGGMSNEWGVCGEGMICNCYQCYGCPSDDQDCKEIDLVDRCHPRSKNTELQFPYFMRL from the exons ATGTCGGCCATACAGACGATTTGCGTGGCGGTACTGGTACTCGTTGTACTCGC GTTCGACAAGTGTTTAGGGTATCCGTCGATCAAAGTGAGAAGAGAAAGGCATCCTTTATGCGAACCCTGCGGGGAGACCTGTGGCGACTGCAAGTTCGGTGTGAAGACGATACCTTCTTGCGGTGAAGTGTGCGCAAAG GGCCCCGGCGAGACCTGCGGCGGGATGAGCAACGAATGGGGCGTCTGCGGCGAGGGTATGATTTGCAATTGCTACCAGTGCTACGGTTGcccctcggacgaccaggactGCAAAGAAATAGACCTGGTCGACCGGTGTCATCCCCGGAGTAAAAACACGGAGCTTCAATTTCCATACTTTATGCGCCTATAA
- the LOC143174785 gene encoding uncharacterized protein LOC143174785 — protein sequence MIWQRVSEFLTYICERIDRAETIFLQMKNISVMTNQILFLKMADLIYLHKPEMTYLYTLMFYNVITYCVSYIKELIEKEDWSPYITLTERSKIKHLAMSATKIVLEWTKAVTFVVTLTFMLLVFGLEQGLHNYKPSIFYTVVTWAYYSATEKVFVEMFPSIFKFFQVEAFENMEELYAPVLLRSFTIIVSVLHISLLLPTMSWRFLLVSSYMNIYLRLKDLLRKFAPLLQREQQFLNYYRKATPEEIFRFDDVCAVCLCNMVKARTTPCHHLFHADCLRRCLKISDTCPLCKRKLKFQYESVSDHQ from the exons ATGATCTGGCAACGAGTCAGCGAATTCTTAACGTACATTTGCGAACGGATCGACCGAGCAGAGACCATCTTCCttcaaatgaagaatatttctgTGATGACCAACCAAattctatttttgaaaatggCCGATCTAATATACCTGCACAAGCCCGAGATGACGTATCTTTACACGTTAATGTTTTACAACGTGATCACGTACTGCGTTAGCTACATTAAGGAATTGATCGAGAAGGAGGATTGGTCGCCGTACATAACTCTCACGGAAAGATCGAAGATCAAACATTTAGCGATGTCCGCTACGAAAATAGTACTGGAATGGACTAAGGCCGTTACATTCGTCGTAACGTTAACGTTTATGCTGCTCGTGTTCGGTTTGGAGCAGGGTCTCCATAATTACAA GCCGTCGATATTTTACACCGTGGTAACGTGGGCTTATTATTCAGCGACAGAGAAGGTCTTCGTTGAGATGTTTCCATCGATTTTCAAGTTCTTCCAAGTGGAAGCCTTCGAGAACATGGAGGAACTTTATGCTCCTGTATTACTAAGATCATTCACCATCATTGTATCTGTTTTACACATATCCCTCCTTCTGCCAACGATGTCCTGGAGATTCCTGCTTGTCTCGAGCTACATGAACATTTATTTGAGATTGAAAGACCTTTTGAGAAAGTTCGCGCCTCTGTTGCAACGTGAGCAGCAATTTCTAAATTACTACAGGAAAGCAACGCCTGAAGAAATTTTTCGTTTCGACGATGTTTGCGCTGTTTGTCTTTGTAATATGGTCAAAGCGAGAACAACACCTTGCCACCACCTTTTCCACGCGGACTGTTTACGTCGATGCCTTAAGATTAGCGATACGTGTCCTTTGTGTAAAAGAAAGCTGAAATTCCAATATGAATCGGTATCGGATCATCAATAA
- the mRpL40 gene encoding mitochondrial ribosomal protein L40 isoform X2: MGNTERSTPNRLSVCSAVNPRYISTYSNPLYFQVTNILLGEPLKKKKRIDPQVIKMREDRKRKKLEKQIKRLERIVKQLKPIYECEVPVKLIEEKEKRLRKVTVLSPEEIDRRALLQKEWCRYKLNQWLKDSNTINSILLSQEKALKELKAESEELYQKAIEFDESFLPYSVFGPVNTPAIPDYEAPDGAYTDISIKYIGET; this comes from the exons ATGGGTAATACAGAGCGGTCAACTCCGAATAG ACTGTCTGTGTGCTCAGCCGTTAATCCGCGATATATTTCCACATATTCGAATCCATTGTATTTTCAAGTCACTAATATACTTTT AGGAGAGCcacttaaaaagaaaaaaagaattgatcCCCAAGTTATTAAAATGAGAGAAgataggaaaagaaagaaattggaaaaacaaattaaacgtttAGAACGTATTGTTAAGCAATTGAAACCTATCTATGAATGTGAAGTACCAGTCAAGTTAATCGAGGAAAAAGA GAAAAGGTTACGTAAGGTTACTGTTCTATCTCCCGAGGAAATAGACAGGAGAGCATTATTGCAAAAAGAATGGTGCAGATACAAATTGAATCAGTGGTTGAAAGATTCAAATACTATAAACTCTATTCTGCTTTCACAGGAGAAAGCATTAAAGGAACTTAAAGCTGAGTCAGAGGAACTTTATCAGAAAGCAATAGAA tttGATGAATCATTTCTGCCATACAGTGTATTTGGACCAGTGAATACTCCAGCGATACCTGATTATGAAGCTCCAGATGGTGCATATacagatatttcaattaaatacatAGGAGAAACCTAA
- the mRpL40 gene encoding mitochondrial ribosomal protein L40 isoform X1 gives MSVFHLLNNFARLSVCSAVNPRYISTYSNPLYFQVTNILLGEPLKKKKRIDPQVIKMREDRKRKKLEKQIKRLERIVKQLKPIYECEVPVKLIEEKEKRLRKVTVLSPEEIDRRALLQKEWCRYKLNQWLKDSNTINSILLSQEKALKELKAESEELYQKAIEFDESFLPYSVFGPVNTPAIPDYEAPDGAYTDISIKYIGET, from the exons ATGAGTGTATTTCATTTGCTTAATAATTTCGCtag ACTGTCTGTGTGCTCAGCCGTTAATCCGCGATATATTTCCACATATTCGAATCCATTGTATTTTCAAGTCACTAATATACTTTT AGGAGAGCcacttaaaaagaaaaaaagaattgatcCCCAAGTTATTAAAATGAGAGAAgataggaaaagaaagaaattggaaaaacaaattaaacgtttAGAACGTATTGTTAAGCAATTGAAACCTATCTATGAATGTGAAGTACCAGTCAAGTTAATCGAGGAAAAAGA GAAAAGGTTACGTAAGGTTACTGTTCTATCTCCCGAGGAAATAGACAGGAGAGCATTATTGCAAAAAGAATGGTGCAGATACAAATTGAATCAGTGGTTGAAAGATTCAAATACTATAAACTCTATTCTGCTTTCACAGGAGAAAGCATTAAAGGAACTTAAAGCTGAGTCAGAGGAACTTTATCAGAAAGCAATAGAA tttGATGAATCATTTCTGCCATACAGTGTATTTGGACCAGTGAATACTCCAGCGATACCTGATTATGAAGCTCCAGATGGTGCATATacagatatttcaattaaatacatAGGAGAAACCTAA